A region from the Anaerolineae bacterium genome encodes:
- a CDS encoding GAF domain-containing protein, translating to MTAPPSPALIPALTTALAAAARRYAFTPALASGLLDTLLANLPPLDSTALVDWDGQHITRRAWRGVEPLAPAVLTAAEHPALAEALQRKAPAILAGERENIGIYPVLISDAPNVAHALLVRLPAGLTMPAAVDEALQTAASVIGLALSQDLLKPGAAGLPLSALPATPTRQILWQTERLYSASQALRDAGSVEETLAVLQSLLAADYAPSHLDIYLLVEDTFQHLHHWHADGADWPGDSALAEIDLAQAFDHPACYVENATSAPETDALPAVERLYLAATDGQALISLPLYLRDKVIGRLLMALPVARHFLPDERNYLVTLADQATMIINNWTLLRQTQGSLEEARILYEAASRIADVSSVQDMLTTLARAAAASEVSAAQLFLLHGRGWDRPEAEVEIAAVWSQDGSLPDLSGMRFTAAQYPHWPELATPTLLAIDDIATDARLSEESRLSYLALGIAALVVAPLEMGGTPAGALLFGAPHPRRYSPRELRIYQNLAEMATISLQNLRLLRQTQHRARQLQTSAQVSRDAISILDVNVLLPRIVNLIRDSFQYDHVQIFLLDDARENAVLKASTGEAGQILLSINWSLPVGSNSVIGQVTARAEPVIALDTSDARVIHRPNPYLPDTRSEMALPLISRGQVLGALDVQSRQPGAFTDEDVAILTSLADQIAIALANARLFEQTQRYTEALSRQVLSLQSLLEASQGLATLLDADEILNAAARYLAAEFKVDHVGIATAMEQNPELGIVRAEYPDTGTRGIVLPLEGTWWTEVYRSTRQPVVVPDVRSSPLLDEATRGALLGVGINELVLVPFLTHDEHVLGSIGLDIYAGGREFTTEELTLIQLFATQVTTAYRNAQLFARTQQQAEDMAFLFNVTTLAAETPGLEASMETVVNQLRGVLPADAVGVYLASPGGDSLQRVAAHCNPGYAISERIPLTGWIARQALRERRPFLLPDLHDLVDGPGIIATNLRSLIAAPLLSGNTMLGLIVLFKEETGVYHEGNLRLLQALAGSISAVVQNIRLLEEVQAANVRLRELDKVKSQFLANMSHELRTPLNSIIGFSRVILKGIDGPLTDLQRQDLETIHASGQHLLNLINDILDQAKIEADKLALTISEFDLRPVIEAARSMSVGLLKDKAVRLHVELEDNLPRVWGDEIRTRQVLLNLLSNAAKFTHEGSITISAFNVQREDGPYIQVSVTDTGIGIPEDKQETIFIAFEQVDGSLTRASGGTGLGLPISRSLIEMMGGELWVESTLNVGSTFSFVIPAFPKQAAASQPAGQTGATPRPEAALLTGPAAAAAPAEPAPPPRPLAPPRRKIVLVVDSELAMHQAYRRHLNKHGYTVEATAAHDRVGDLLQAVQPDIILLDVRTPAGANWSLLERLRSSADSAHIPVIVCTLEPDRARALALGAAAYVAKPFLEETLLAAVRQVDTLPARRNVLLIDGQPESASAIADLLRTKGRCLVEIADDVERGLDTIVRQQPDLLLLNLTAPETGSRIDSSEIHSRLRADPLTHQLPILIIAGGHTPAADDARPDGLTLIRRSDSFDEAELLADIQALLGDNRGGQHSSNGETAA from the coding sequence ATGACCGCACCGCCTTCCCCTGCATTGATCCCTGCGCTGACAACCGCGCTGGCTGCCGCCGCCCGCCGCTATGCCTTCACTCCTGCGCTGGCGTCGGGGTTGCTGGACACGCTGCTGGCCAACCTGCCGCCGCTGGATAGCACGGCGCTGGTTGACTGGGACGGCCAGCACATCACCCGCCGGGCCTGGCGCGGGGTGGAACCGCTGGCGCCCGCCGTCCTGACGGCCGCCGAACACCCCGCTCTGGCGGAAGCGCTTCAGCGTAAGGCGCCGGCGATCCTGGCTGGGGAACGCGAAAACATCGGCATCTATCCCGTACTGATCAGCGACGCGCCCAACGTCGCTCATGCCCTGCTGGTACGCCTGCCTGCCGGGCTGACCATGCCCGCCGCGGTCGATGAGGCGCTGCAGACGGCCGCCAGCGTGATCGGCCTGGCCCTCAGCCAGGACCTCCTGAAGCCGGGCGCCGCTGGCCTGCCGCTGAGCGCGTTGCCAGCAACGCCAACTCGCCAGATTCTCTGGCAGACCGAGCGGCTCTACAGCGCCAGCCAGGCCCTGCGCGACGCCGGTTCCGTTGAGGAAACGCTAGCCGTGCTGCAAAGCCTGCTGGCCGCCGACTACGCGCCATCCCACCTGGATATCTACCTGTTGGTTGAGGACACTTTCCAGCATCTCCACCACTGGCATGCTGACGGCGCTGACTGGCCGGGCGATTCCGCGCTGGCTGAGATCGATCTGGCGCAGGCCTTTGACCATCCGGCTTGCTACGTGGAAAACGCTACCAGCGCCCCCGAAACAGACGCCCTGCCTGCCGTTGAGCGCCTCTACCTGGCCGCAACCGACGGGCAGGCGCTGATCTCCCTGCCGCTTTACCTGCGCGACAAAGTCATCGGTCGCCTGCTGATGGCCCTGCCCGTGGCACGGCACTTCCTGCCGGATGAGCGCAACTATCTGGTGACACTGGCCGACCAGGCCACCATGATCATCAACAACTGGACGCTGCTACGCCAGACCCAGGGTTCGCTGGAAGAGGCCCGTATCCTCTATGAGGCCGCCAGCCGGATTGCCGATGTCAGCAGTGTGCAGGATATGCTTACTACGCTGGCCCGCGCCGCTGCCGCCTCGGAGGTCAGCGCAGCGCAGTTGTTCCTGCTGCATGGCCGAGGCTGGGACCGACCGGAAGCCGAGGTCGAGATCGCGGCGGTCTGGTCGCAGGATGGAAGCCTGCCCGACCTGAGCGGGATGCGTTTCACCGCCGCTCAGTACCCGCACTGGCCGGAACTGGCCACGCCGACCCTGCTGGCGATCGATGATATCGCAACGGATGCCCGGCTATCCGAGGAAAGCCGGCTATCGTACCTGGCGCTGGGAATCGCCGCGCTGGTGGTCGCCCCGCTGGAAATGGGCGGCACGCCAGCGGGCGCGCTGCTGTTCGGCGCGCCGCACCCCCGTCGCTATAGCCCGCGTGAACTGCGCATTTACCAGAACCTGGCGGAGATGGCGACCATCTCCCTGCAGAATCTGCGCCTGCTGCGCCAGACCCAGCATCGCGCCCGCCAGCTGCAGACTTCCGCCCAGGTCAGCCGCGACGCGATCTCCATCCTGGACGTCAACGTCCTGCTGCCCCGCATCGTCAACCTGATCCGCGATTCGTTCCAGTACGACCACGTCCAGATCTTCCTGCTGGACGACGCGCGGGAAAACGCCGTGCTCAAAGCCAGCACGGGCGAAGCCGGGCAGATTCTGCTGAGCATCAACTGGTCGCTGCCGGTCGGCTCCAACTCCGTGATCGGGCAGGTTACTGCCCGTGCGGAGCCGGTCATCGCACTGGATACGTCCGATGCCCGCGTGATCCACCGCCCCAACCCCTACCTGCCGGATACGCGCTCGGAAATGGCCCTCCCGCTGATCTCGCGGGGGCAGGTGCTCGGCGCGCTGGACGTGCAGTCGCGCCAGCCGGGCGCCTTCACTGACGAAGATGTGGCCATCCTGACCTCGCTGGCCGACCAGATCGCCATCGCTCTGGCCAACGCCCGCCTGTTCGAGCAAACCCAGCGTTACACGGAAGCGCTCTCCCGGCAGGTGCTCAGCCTGCAGAGCCTGCTGGAAGCCAGCCAGGGGCTGGCCACCCTGCTCGATGCGGACGAGATTCTCAATGCTGCGGCCCGTTACCTGGCGGCCGAATTCAAAGTCGACCATGTTGGCATCGCCACAGCTATGGAGCAGAACCCTGAACTGGGCATCGTGCGCGCCGAGTACCCTGACACCGGCACGCGGGGCATCGTCCTGCCGCTGGAAGGCACCTGGTGGACCGAAGTCTACCGTTCCACCCGCCAGCCGGTCGTTGTGCCCGATGTCCGCAGCAGCCCGTTGCTGGACGAAGCGACCCGCGGGGCGCTGCTGGGCGTCGGGATCAACGAGCTGGTGCTGGTGCCCTTCCTCACCCACGACGAGCACGTCCTGGGGTCGATCGGGCTGGACATCTACGCGGGCGGGCGGGAATTCACCACCGAGGAACTGACGCTGATCCAGCTTTTCGCTACCCAGGTCACCACCGCATACCGCAATGCCCAGCTCTTCGCCCGCACACAGCAACAGGCCGAGGATATGGCCTTCCTGTTCAACGTCACCACCCTCGCTGCAGAGACGCCCGGCCTGGAAGCCAGCATGGAAACCGTGGTCAATCAGCTACGCGGCGTGCTTCCGGCAGATGCGGTTGGCGTCTACCTGGCTTCTCCCGGCGGTGATAGCCTGCAGCGGGTAGCGGCGCACTGCAATCCCGGCTATGCCATTTCGGAGCGAATCCCGCTGACCGGCTGGATCGCCCGCCAGGCGCTCCGCGAGCGCCGGCCTTTCCTCCTGCCCGACCTGCATGACCTGGTCGATGGCCCCGGCATCATCGCCACCAACCTGCGCAGCCTGATCGCCGCGCCACTCCTGAGCGGCAACACCATGCTGGGCTTGATCGTGCTCTTCAAGGAAGAGACAGGTGTTTACCACGAAGGCAACCTGCGCTTGCTCCAGGCGCTGGCCGGGTCGATCAGCGCCGTGGTGCAGAACATCCGCCTGCTGGAAGAAGTGCAGGCGGCCAATGTGCGGCTGCGCGAACTGGACAAAGTCAAGAGCCAGTTCCTGGCCAATATGTCGCACGAACTGCGCACACCGCTCAACTCGATCATCGGCTTCAGCCGGGTGATCCTCAAGGGCATCGACGGCCCGCTGACTGACCTGCAACGCCAGGACCTGGAGACCATCCACGCCAGCGGCCAGCACCTGCTCAACCTGATCAACGACATCCTCGACCAGGCCAAGATCGAGGCTGATAAACTGGCCCTGACGATCAGCGAATTCGACCTGCGCCCGGTGATCGAAGCAGCCCGTTCGATGAGCGTTGGCCTGCTCAAGGACAAAGCCGTCCGCCTGCATGTCGAACTGGAAGACAACCTGCCCCGCGTCTGGGGTGATGAAATCCGCACCCGCCAGGTGCTGCTTAACCTGCTTTCCAACGCTGCCAAGTTCACCCACGAAGGCTCAATCACCATCTCGGCCTTCAATGTCCAGCGGGAGGATGGCCCGTACATCCAGGTCAGCGTGACCGATACCGGCATCGGCATCCCGGAAGACAAGCAGGAGACGATCTTCATCGCCTTCGAGCAGGTTGACGGCTCCCTGACCCGCGCCAGCGGCGGCACAGGGCTGGGCTTGCCGATCTCCCGCAGCCTGATCGAGATGATGGGCGGCGAGTTATGGGTGGAAAGTACGCTCAACGTTGGCTCCACCTTCAGCTTTGTTATCCCGGCCTTCCCCAAGCAGGCGGCAGCCAGCCAGCCCGCCGGGCAGACCGGCGCCACCCCGCGCCCGGAGGCTGCCCTTTTGACCGGCCCGGCAGCCGCCGCCGCGCCCGCTGAACCGGCGCCTCCGCCCCGGCCACTCGCACCGCCCCGGCGTAAGATCGTGCTGGTGGTGGACAGCGAACTGGCCATGCATCAGGCCTACCGCCGCCACCTGAATAAGCACGGCTACACCGTTGAAGCCACTGCCGCCCACGACCGAGTCGGCGACCTGCTTCAGGCCGTCCAGCCGGATATCATCCTGCTCGATGTGCGGACACCCGCCGGGGCCAACTGGTCGCTGCTGGAGCGGCTGCGCAGCAGTGCGGATAGCGCCCACATCCCGGTGATCGTCTGCACGCTGGAGCCAGATCGGGCGCGCGCGCTGGCGCTGGGCGCAGCAGCTTACGTGGCCAAGCCCTTCCTGGAAGAAACCCTGCTCGCCGCCGTGCGCCAGGTCGATACACTCCCTGCCCGCCGCAATGTACTGCTCATCGACGGCCAGCCGGAATCAGCCAGCGCCATCGCCGATCTGCTGCGAACCAAGGGCCGCTGCCTGGTGGAAATCGCCGATGATGTCGAGCGCGGCCTGGATACAATCGTCCGCCAGCAGCCCGACCTGCTCCTGCTCAACCTGACCGCGCCTGAAACTGGCTCGCGGATCGACAGCAGCGAGATTCACAGCCGCCTGCGGGCAGACCCGTTGACGCACCAGCTGCCCATCCTGATCATCGCCGGCGGGCACACCCCGGCCGCCGATGACGCCCGGCCCGATGGCCTGACCCTCATCCGGCGGAGCGACAGCTTCGACGAGGCAGAACTGCTAGCTGACATTCAGGCGTTGCTCGGCGATAATAGGGGTGGTCAACATTCCAGCAACGGAGAGACTGCCGCGTGA
- a CDS encoding DUF4342 domain-containing protein, translating to MEEETSGTPAKEEGGFIEELTVAGSQLVREVERLISEGNVRRLIIKQDDKILLEVSLTLGVVGAGALAIFAPFPAVLLAAVAALAAAVSKVTVVIERSDKGNDMEIPQEPEEKQE from the coding sequence ATGGAAGAGGAAACCAGCGGCACACCGGCCAAGGAAGAAGGCGGTTTCATTGAGGAGTTGACGGTTGCGGGCAGCCAGCTTGTCCGCGAAGTTGAGCGTCTGATCAGTGAGGGCAACGTCCGCCGCCTGATCATCAAGCAGGATGATAAGATTCTGCTGGAAGTCTCGTTGACGCTGGGCGTGGTCGGCGCTGGCGCACTGGCAATCTTCGCCCCGTTCCCGGCGGTGCTGCTAGCCGCGGTCGCCGCGCTGGCGGCGGCCGTCAGCAAGGTCACCGTGGTGATCGAGCGCTCCGACAAGGGCAACGATATGGAAATCCCGCAGGAGCCGGAGGAGAAACAGGAGTAG
- a CDS encoding DUF3160 domain-containing protein, translated as MRYLSLLVVVGILLAALPVGAQEGSCALPARLTIGRYAVVTPQGALLNARQEPGTESTLVGQLKEGDLLEVLDGPRCIAGLNWWQVNTMMAGAVWVAEGANGEYWVEPYAFVPEPPVVLNVPLTPPVITTPQVPLPAAVPAGRPAVLSGGFARWDWEAFLADRYDTGPDPLALQLPDVYAGDFPVPPVNLSEVRFVVDAGLSNTQLALLAQNGFVVVPGGYAQFDQVYTDGTWPQEEGKGDFVTTDALLHALFLTYQNALMFLEQGGFYGQVAAFVGGGYAAAEQQWAQTTGTPLEENARRAAIYYAVPLILLADGESSYVNALNQETLFSEGDVIPSARLRVMNPAIRAEAEPIVALIRAAEGRLDVPILDDLEEDFSQYKVRGYYAGNPVLESYFRAMMWLGRITFKARSEVDTLTGLLALRALLNSGAYDRWQAMAETLAFMVGPMDDLSPAEYEPLAAQIFGAGLPLDTLADPARLDTFLAGVAALPGPRVNSLPLPIGITAEQVDEFTRGFRLFGQRFTLDGYIMQQLIYPEVGTAQQSRALPLGLDVAAALGSDHAYVLADQAGATAFQNYTENLAALRSEVNGMAAEAWLENLYGGWLWALQPLLARDPVLVPPLMQTDAWKYKDILTTLGSWTELKHATLLYAEQPYGGLGGGGWTPPVTSTSIVEPNPEVFARIAIVAAALSQGLDQRGYLQEGWSGRPIDAVNGALRNLAVLAARLAEMARKEIAGEELTYDELYFLQEQFGQTLWYIRYEVEQWIPEPPETVALVADVASNPSAGTVLEEAIGEVDLIYVVANGPHGLHLTRGAVYSQYEFIQPIDNRLTDDDWRAMVAAGELPPRHAWTSLYFGE; from the coding sequence ATGCGTTATCTTTCGTTGCTGGTGGTTGTGGGGATATTGCTGGCGGCCCTGCCGGTTGGGGCGCAGGAAGGCAGCTGCGCGCTGCCAGCGCGCCTGACTATTGGACGTTATGCAGTGGTGACTCCACAGGGGGCGTTGCTCAATGCGCGGCAGGAGCCTGGTACGGAGTCCACCCTGGTCGGGCAGCTGAAAGAGGGGGATTTGCTGGAAGTGCTGGATGGCCCGCGCTGTATCGCCGGTCTTAACTGGTGGCAGGTCAACACGATGATGGCGGGCGCTGTCTGGGTCGCTGAGGGCGCGAACGGCGAGTACTGGGTGGAGCCGTACGCTTTCGTACCGGAGCCACCCGTTGTGTTGAATGTGCCGCTGACCCCGCCAGTGATCACGACGCCGCAGGTGCCGCTGCCCGCCGCTGTCCCGGCAGGACGGCCTGCTGTGCTGAGCGGTGGCTTTGCTCGCTGGGACTGGGAAGCTTTCCTGGCGGATCGCTATGACACCGGCCCAGACCCGCTGGCCCTGCAGCTCCCGGACGTTTACGCGGGCGATTTCCCCGTCCCTCCGGTGAACCTGAGCGAGGTGCGTTTTGTGGTGGATGCCGGGCTGAGCAACACCCAGCTGGCCCTGCTGGCGCAGAACGGGTTTGTGGTTGTGCCGGGCGGCTACGCGCAGTTTGATCAGGTCTACACCGACGGCACCTGGCCGCAAGAAGAGGGCAAAGGCGATTTCGTCACCACCGATGCCCTGCTGCACGCGCTGTTCCTGACCTATCAGAACGCGCTGATGTTCCTGGAACAGGGCGGCTTTTATGGGCAGGTCGCTGCTTTTGTGGGCGGTGGCTATGCGGCGGCTGAGCAGCAGTGGGCGCAGACCACCGGCACGCCCCTGGAGGAGAATGCTCGCCGTGCAGCAATCTACTACGCCGTGCCGTTGATCCTGCTGGCCGATGGCGAGTCGAGCTACGTCAACGCGTTGAACCAGGAGACGCTTTTCAGCGAGGGAGATGTCATCCCTTCAGCCCGTCTCAGGGTGATGAATCCAGCCATCCGCGCTGAGGCGGAGCCGATCGTGGCTCTGATCCGGGCGGCGGAGGGTCGGCTGGATGTGCCGATTCTGGATGATCTGGAAGAGGATTTCAGCCAGTACAAGGTACGTGGCTACTATGCCGGTAATCCGGTGCTGGAATCGTACTTCCGGGCGATGATGTGGCTGGGGCGGATCACATTCAAGGCCCGCAGCGAGGTCGACACCCTGACCGGCCTGCTGGCACTGCGCGCCCTGCTCAACAGCGGCGCTTACGACCGCTGGCAGGCGATGGCCGAGACGCTGGCCTTCATGGTCGGGCCGATGGACGATCTCAGCCCGGCTGAGTATGAGCCGCTGGCGGCGCAAATCTTTGGCGCCGGGCTGCCGCTGGACACGCTGGCCGATCCGGCCCGCCTGGACACTTTCCTGGCGGGGGTGGCGGCGCTGCCTGGCCCGCGGGTCAACAGTCTGCCGCTGCCGATCGGCATCACCGCCGAGCAGGTGGACGAGTTCACCCGGGGCTTTCGCCTGTTCGGGCAGCGCTTCACGCTGGATGGCTACATCATGCAGCAGTTGATCTACCCGGAGGTTGGCACGGCGCAGCAGTCGCGGGCGCTGCCGCTCGGCCTGGATGTCGCCGCCGCGCTCGGTTCTGACCATGCCTATGTCCTGGCCGACCAGGCCGGCGCGACCGCTTTCCAGAACTATACGGAGAATCTGGCCGCGTTGCGCAGTGAGGTCAACGGCATGGCGGCGGAGGCCTGGCTGGAGAATCTGTACGGCGGCTGGCTGTGGGCGCTGCAACCGCTGCTCGCCCGCGATCCAGTGCTCGTCCCGCCGTTGATGCAGACCGACGCCTGGAAGTACAAGGACATCCTCACCACGCTGGGCAGCTGGACGGAACTGAAGCATGCCACACTGCTCTACGCCGAGCAGCCGTACGGCGGGCTGGGCGGGGGCGGCTGGACGCCACCCGTGACCAGCACCAGCATCGTGGAGCCGAATCCGGAGGTCTTCGCCCGGATCGCGATTGTAGCGGCGGCGCTCAGCCAGGGCCTGGATCAGCGCGGCTACCTGCAGGAAGGCTGGTCAGGCCGCCCGATCGACGCTGTGAACGGCGCCCTGCGCAACCTGGCCGTGCTGGCCGCCCGCCTGGCCGAGATGGCCCGCAAGGAGATCGCCGGCGAGGAACTGACCTACGACGAGCTTTACTTCCTGCAGGAGCAGTTCGGGCAGACGCTGTGGTACATCCGCTATGAGGTCGAGCAGTGGATCCCGGAGCCGCCGGAGACAGTAGCGCTGGTGGCTGACGTGGCCAGCAACCCGTCCGCCGGCACGGTGCTGGAGGAGGCGATCGGAGAAGTCGACCTGATCTACGTGGTGGCGAATGGCCCGCACGGCCTGCACCTGACGCGCGGCGCGGTCTACAGCCAGTACGAGTTCATCCAGCCGATCGATAACCGCCTGACCGATGACGACTGGCGGGCGATGGTGGCCGCTGGCGAGTTGCCGCCGCGCCATGCCTGGACCAGCCTGTACTTCGGCGAGTAG
- a CDS encoding response regulator has product MMGKVLVIEDNSANRTLVRRILEAEGLEVIEAENAGTGIALAKELTPDLILMDLSMPELDGLAATRTLRQIPALQAVPIVALTANVMPEERTRALQVCDGYIPKPIDVDRFPLEVQHYLRRGG; this is encoded by the coding sequence ATCATGGGCAAAGTGCTGGTAATCGAGGACAACAGCGCGAATCGCACCCTGGTTCGCCGCATCCTGGAAGCTGAGGGCCTGGAAGTCATCGAAGCGGAAAACGCCGGAACCGGGATCGCCCTGGCCAAAGAGCTGACGCCCGACCTGATTCTGATGGATCTGAGCATGCCGGAACTGGATGGCCTGGCGGCCACCCGTACCCTGCGTCAGATTCCGGCGTTACAGGCTGTGCCGATTGTCGCCCTGACCGCCAATGTTATGCCTGAGGAACGCACCCGCGCCCTGCAGGTTTGCGACGGGTACATCCCCAAGCCTATCGATGTTGACAGGTTCCCACTTGAAGTGCAACATTACCTGCGGAGGGGTGGATGA
- a CDS encoding amino acid ABC transporter ATP-binding protein, with translation MVSTSLQDDFRDEPIIICRQVNKWFGDFHVLKDISVEILPKEVVVIIGPSGSGKSTFIRCINRLEEHQTGQIIVDGMELSNDIRNIAAIRREIGMVFQQFNLFPHLTVLDNITLAQRWSRRRPKAEAEQRAMQLLERVGIPEQAAKYPGQLSGGQQQRVAIARALAMDPKIMLFDEPTSALDPEMIKEVLDVMKELALSGMTMIVVTHEMGFAREVADRVLFMDQGRIVEAGTPQHFFENAQHERTRLFLSQIL, from the coding sequence ATGGTCAGCACATCACTACAGGACGACTTCCGGGACGAGCCAATCATCATCTGCCGCCAGGTCAATAAATGGTTCGGCGATTTCCATGTCCTCAAGGACATTTCCGTGGAGATTCTGCCGAAGGAAGTGGTAGTCATTATCGGGCCATCCGGCTCCGGCAAGTCTACCTTCATCCGTTGTATCAACCGTCTGGAGGAGCACCAGACCGGCCAGATCATCGTCGACGGGATGGAACTGAGCAACGACATCCGTAACATCGCCGCCATCCGCCGTGAGATCGGTATGGTCTTCCAGCAGTTCAACCTGTTCCCCCACCTGACCGTGCTGGATAACATCACCCTGGCCCAGCGCTGGAGTCGGCGGCGGCCCAAAGCGGAAGCCGAACAGCGGGCGATGCAGCTTCTGGAGCGGGTGGGCATCCCGGAGCAGGCGGCCAAGTACCCCGGCCAGCTTTCCGGCGGGCAGCAGCAGCGGGTAGCGATCGCCCGCGCCCTGGCCATGGACCCCAAGATCATGCTCTTTGACGAGCCGACCAGCGCGCTTGATCCGGAAATGATCAAAGAGGTGCTGGATGTGATGAAAGAACTGGCCCTGAGCGGAATGACCATGATCGTTGTCACCCATGAGATGGGCTTCGCCCGCGAGGTGGCTGACCGTGTCCTGTTTATGGATCAGGGGCGCATCGTGGAAGCGGGGACGCCACAGCACTTCTTTGAGAACGCGCAGCACGAACGCACCAGGCTCTTCCTGAGCCAGATCCTCTAA
- a CDS encoding HEAT repeat domain-containing protein — METQPISYVNVRRLQARHDIDGLIDALRHNDPIVRKEAASALRQLGAVSAVPALMAALALEHNWQVVASLSIALNSLQQASTPDDLAARRDVAGLIALLDSPNDADVRAAARLLGELGDRRAVEPLLAAFSRATTPDDVRYVIVEALLALKSAPDVLALAGALRHHDWQVRRRAAAVLGQIEARWAVPGLAAALEDDDPRVRQVAEAALRRINSPLARQVLIGDGATRRLIPGAPRPAPDEDDLLTLD, encoded by the coding sequence GTGGAAACACAGCCAATCTCCTATGTCAACGTCCGGCGGCTACAGGCCCGCCATGATATCGACGGCCTCATCGACGCCCTGCGCCACAACGATCCGATCGTCCGCAAAGAAGCTGCCAGCGCCCTCCGCCAGCTGGGGGCCGTAAGCGCCGTCCCCGCTCTGATGGCTGCCCTGGCGCTGGAACACAACTGGCAGGTGGTGGCCAGCCTGTCGATCGCCCTGAATAGCCTGCAACAGGCCAGCACTCCCGACGACCTGGCGGCGCGGCGGGATGTAGCGGGTCTGATCGCCCTGCTGGACAGCCCCAACGATGCGGATGTTCGCGCCGCGGCCCGGCTGCTGGGCGAACTAGGCGACAGGCGCGCGGTGGAACCGCTGCTGGCGGCCTTTTCCCGCGCCACCACCCCCGATGACGTGCGTTATGTGATTGTGGAAGCGCTGCTGGCCCTCAAAAGCGCGCCGGATGTGCTGGCTCTGGCCGGGGCGTTGCGCCATCACGATTGGCAGGTACGTCGCCGGGCCGCCGCTGTGCTGGGCCAGATTGAGGCGCGCTGGGCCGTGCCGGGGCTGGCCGCCGCGCTGGAAGACGACGATCCCCGCGTGCGCCAGGTAGCAGAGGCTGCCTTGCGCCGCATCAACAGCCCGCTGGCCCGCCAGGTGCTGATCGGCGACGGGGCCACCCGCCGCCTGATTCCGGGCGCTCCTCGCCCTGCGCCGGATGAGGACGATCTGCTCACTCTCGACTGA
- a CDS encoding response regulator, translating to MNPGLPVLDQNLSDAWILVVEDNVPNFVLLARLLAAMGIRNCEWKTSGWQVVQYADTLPRIDLILMDLRLPYEDGYQALLKLRSSPRLVKTPIVAMTAEASEIQMLKARRAGFNGFLGKPLDPDRFPDQIRRILNGEPVWEWR from the coding sequence ATGAATCCTGGCCTGCCTGTGCTTGACCAGAATCTGAGCGATGCCTGGATTCTGGTCGTAGAAGACAACGTCCCCAATTTCGTGCTCCTGGCCCGCCTGCTGGCGGCGATGGGCATCCGCAACTGCGAATGGAAGACCAGTGGCTGGCAGGTAGTGCAGTATGCGGATACCCTGCCGCGCATTGACCTGATCCTGATGGATCTGCGGCTGCCCTATGAAGATGGCTACCAGGCGCTCCTCAAACTGCGCAGCAGCCCGCGCCTGGTCAAGACGCCGATCGTCGCCATGACCGCTGAGGCCAGCGAAATACAGATGCTCAAGGCCCGGCGTGCCGGTTTTAACGGCTTTCTGGGCAAGCCGCTCGACCCCGACCGTTTCCCGGACCAGATCCGGCGCATCCTTAATGGTGAACCGGTCTGGGAGTGGCGCTAG
- a CDS encoding PIG-L family deacetylase: MGTNNRRYTPERVLVIVAHPDDIEFSVAGTIARWVRDGARARYILCTSGQVGIKDPAVTPEEAAAIREAEQTAAARVVGVEEVVFLRHPDGLLENTIALRRELVREIRRFRPEVLITQDPTALFVGESYINHPDHRAAGSAALDAVFPAAGMPALFRELEAEGLTAHETRKVYVSTWQHADTFVDITETIDLKIAALKQHVSQMGGWDPTERIKQWAAERARGLEIAYAESFRVITLRTDEEWARCKGHVLPEECPQPETEAEALTG; the protein is encoded by the coding sequence ATGGGCACCAACAACAGGCGGTATACCCCGGAGCGTGTGCTGGTCATTGTGGCGCATCCGGATGACATCGAGTTCAGTGTGGCCGGGACGATCGCCCGCTGGGTGCGGGACGGGGCCAGGGCACGCTATATCCTCTGCACCAGCGGTCAGGTGGGCATCAAAGACCCCGCCGTCACGCCGGAGGAAGCGGCGGCCATCCGCGAGGCGGAACAGACCGCTGCCGCCCGCGTTGTCGGCGTGGAGGAAGTGGTCTTCCTGCGCCATCCGGATGGTCTGCTGGAGAACACCATCGCTTTGCGCCGCGAGCTGGTGCGCGAGATCCGGCGCTTCCGTCCGGAGGTGTTGATCACCCAGGACCCGACGGCGCTGTTTGTGGGCGAGAGTTACATCAACCATCCCGATCACCGCGCGGCGGGCAGCGCGGCCCTGGATGCCGTCTTCCCGGCGGCAGGGATGCCGGCGCTTTTCCGCGAACTGGAGGCCGAAGGCCTGACCGCTCACGAGACGCGCAAGGTCTATGTCAGTACCTGGCAGCACGCCGATACATTCGTTGATATCACCGAGACGATCGACCTCAAGATCGCGGCGCTCAAACAGCATGTCAGCCAGATGGGCGGCTGGGACCCTACCGAACGGATCAAGCAGTGGGCTGCCGAACGCGCCAGAGGGCTGGAGATCGCCTACGCGGAATCGTTCCGGGTGATCACCCTGCGCACCGATGAAGAATGGGCGCGTTGCAAGGGGCATGTCCTGCCGGAAGAATGCCCGCAGCCGGAGACAGAAGCCGAGGCGCTGACCGGCTAG